The segment GTACCCCACCCTTTCATCCCTCCCCTGAAGGGGAGGGAGAATTTTTGGGAGCTACCGCCTGTACTTCAACGCCACCCACAGCGTCCGCGGCGTCGCGCGTTCGACGGTGCCGTCGGCGCCGACGGTCGCCTCGACGCGCTTGTTGGCGATGTTCTCGCCGCGCAGCTCGGCGGTGAAGCCCCGGCCGAGGTCGAGCGCGGCGACCGCGTCGAAGGTCAGCGCGTCGTCGAGGCGGCGGCTGTTCTGGTCGTCCTCATATTGGCTGGCGACATAGCGCGCGGTGACGCCGATCCGGGCGGTGTCGGGGCGGTTCCACTCGATCGAGGCGCTCGCCTGGTCGCGCGGCGTCTGGGCGGGGCGCAGGCCGGCGAGGCCGAGCGCCGCGCCGGACGCGCGGACGCGCGGGTCGATGTGCGAATAGCTGGCGATCGCGCGCCACTCGCCCAGCGTCGCCATGCCGTCGACCTCGATGCCGCGGCTGCGGATCGCGTCGACATTCTGGCGCTGGCGGGTGTTGGGCGCGATGGTGACGTTCGAGATCGCGTCGTCGAGCCGGTTCCAGAAGATCGTCGCCCCCAGCTTCCATCCGGGCAGCGGCGCATATTCGGCGCCGCCCTCGATCCCCTTGACCCGCTCGGGATCGAGCAGCGGGTTGGCGATGGTCGAATCATTGCCCGCGCGGAACGGGCGGTAGAGCTCGTTGAGGGTCGGCAGGCGCCAGCCGGTATAGGCCGCCGCGCGCAGGCTGACCGCCGCCGCGCCCGGCGGGCTCCAGGCGATGCCGGCGCGGCCGGTCGCCTCGGTCCCCGACCGGTCGGGATAGCGCGCGCTGTTGGCGGCGATCAGGGCGCCGGTCGCGCGGCTGATCTCGGTGCGCTGGCCGTCGCGGAGCTGCCAATGGTCGACCCGGCCGCTCGCGGTCAGCGTCAGCCCCGTGGCGGGCAGCAGCGCCAGTTCGGCGAAGCCGCCGAAGACATTCTGCTCGCCGCCCGCGACGCGGTTGGCGTTGGTCGAGACGACGCGTTCCTCGGTGCGTCCGTTGACATGGCGGGCGTCGCCGCCGATCCGCAGGCTGATCCCTTCGCCGAGCGGCGGGCGCAGCTCGATCCGCCCGCCGAAGCCGTTGGCGGGGACGTTATACTGGTCGAGCGACTGGCTGACGGTGGCGCGGCCGGCGCCGATGCTGGCGAAGCCGCTCGAGAATTCGCGGTGCTGGAGCCAGGCGGTCGCCTCCCACCCCCAGCGGCCGCGCCCGACCAGCCGGATCGAGCTGTCGACCGCGAGGTTGCTGTTGCCGGTGAAGGGGACGCCGCGGTCGCGCCGGTCGAGCAGGAAGGAGCCGTTGGCCTGCAGCTCGGTCTCAGCGCCGACCGGGATCACCGCGCGGGCGGCGGCGCGGCTCTGCTTGTAGCGCGCGGCGCGGTCGATCGGGCCGCGATCCTCCTCGACGACGGGGATGAAGCCGTCGCCCTGCGCATGGCCGCCCGACAGCATCAGGAAGCCGCCGCCGAGCCGCGCCGTCACCGTCGCGTCGGCGTCGATCGAGTCGCGGCTGCCATAGGCGACGCTCGCGTCGACGGCGTGCGCCTCGTCCGGGCTCATGCTCGACAGCTCGATCGTCCCGGCCAGCGCGCCGGGGCCATAGACGCCGCTGCCGCCGCCGCGCGTGACGCGGACATGGCCGATCCGCGCCGGATCGAGCGCGGCCCAGCTCACCCAGCCGCCGAACGGATCGACCATCGGCACGCCGTCGAGCAGGATCAGCGCGCGGGTCGAGGCGTTGCCGCCGAGGCCGCGCAGCGTCGCCCCCTGGCTGGTCGGATGCGCCGATCGCGCGTCGGAACGGCGGAATTGCTGGAAGCCGGCGGCGTCGCGCAGGATGTCCTCCATCCGCCCGCTCGCCGACGCCTCCAGCCGGGCGCGGTCGATGCTGATCACGTCGAACGCGGCGTCGCCGGGCGAGCGTGGCAGGCCCTGGCCGGTGACGACGATCTCCGCCGCATCGTCGGCCCAGGCCGGGCCGGCGATGAGCCCGACGCAGGCCGCGGTCAGCAGGAAACGAAGATGCCGCACGATGATCCTCCCGGAATTGCTTTGAGGGCGGATCACCACTCCGGGGCGGCGGCGTCAATGGGTATAAAGGCCAAGACGCCTCCGTCATGCCGGCGGAGGCCGGCATCTCCGGAGAGAGGAGAGAAGGTCGACGCTGGAGCCGCCCGAGGTCCCGGCCTCCGCCGGGACGACGCGTGACGGGGTCTTACGCCGCGACCTCGAAGCGCTGGGCGTAGCGGGCGGCGATGCGGGCCACGGGCATCAGCACGAACACGTCGATCGTGTTGAAGGCGTGGTCGATATAGGCGCCGTCGCCGACCTCGGCGCCGACCCGCAGATAGGCCTTGATCAGCGGCGGCAGCCGGCGCGAGGCGATGCGCGGGTCATAGCCGCCAAGCGGCAGCGGGCCGAGCGGGATGGCATGCGCGCCGATCGCGCGGGCGCGCAGCTCGGGCACCGCCATGTGGTTGTGGGCGAGCAGCGACAGGCCCTCGGCATGCTCGGCCGGGTCGGTACCGGGAAAGCTCGCGCAACCGAACATATGGCCGATCCGGTGGCGCTGCAGATAGTCGGCGATGCCGCGCCACAGCAATTGGATGGTGCCGGCGTCGCGATAGGCGGGGTCGACACAGGAACGGCCGAGTTCGAGCAGCTCGACGCCCTCGCGCCGGCCGTGCGCGATCACCGCCGACAGGTCGAACTCGTGCGCCGAATAGAAGCCGTCATGCGCCTCGGCGACGCTCTGGCGGAGCAGCCGATAGGTGCCCACCACCGGGCTGCCGGCGCGCGCATGGTCCTCGACCAGCAGATGGTCGCACAGCATGTCGTAAGGGTCGACGTCGCGGCCCTGGCCGGCGTCGGCCGCCTGCGGCTCGGGCGTCGCGCCCATGTCGCGGAAGAAGATGTCGTAGCGCAATCGCTGCGCCGCGACGACGTCGGCCGCGCCATCGGCGAGCCGGACGGCAAGGCGGCGTTCAACCCGATCGAGGGCCTGCGTCATCATGGCGTCCCCTTGCTGCAACGATGACCCGGCAATAATGGCGCAATGCGACACGGCGGCTACCGCATCGCGATCGATTTGCTACAACCATGTTCCACCGCCGTGACGATGGCGGCACGACCTTCCCGGCGACCGCCGGACCACAAGGAGAATCCGCAGTGACGTCACCGAGCGAGAAGCTGCTGTTGTTTGGTGCGACGGGAGACCTGTCGCAGCGGATGCTGCTGCCGTCGCTGTACGGGCTGGCGGCGGATGGGCTGCTGCCGTCGGGTCTGGCGATCGTGGGGACGGCGCGCAGCGGGCATGACGACGCGGCGTTCCGGGGGTTCGTCGAGCAGGCGCTGCGCCGCTTCGTGCCGGCCGAGCGGCTCGACGAGGCGGCGCTGGGCGGCTTCCTCGCGCGGGTCGGCTATGTCCCGGTCGACGCCTCGAAGGAGGGCGACTTCGCCGCGCTCGCGGAGAAGGTCGGGTCGACCGAGCGGGGGCTGTCGATCTTCCTGTCGACCGCGCCGTCGCTGTTCGGGGCGACGATCGACGGTCTCGCCAAGGCGGGGCTGGCGGGCGAGGGGGTGCGGATCGGGCTGGAGAAGCCGCTCGGCTACGACATGGCGTCGAGCCGCGAGATCAACGACGCGGTCGGATCGGTCTTCCCCGAGGAGCGGATCTTCCGGATCGACCATTATCTGGGCAAGGAGACGGTCCAGAACCTGCTGGCGCTGCGCTTCGCCAACGGGCTGTTCGAGCCGCTGTGGCGCGAGGGCGGGATCGACCATGTCCAGATCACCGTGTCGGAGACGGTCGGGCTGGAGGGCCGGGTCGGCTTCTACGACGGGGCGGGGGCGCTCAGGGACATGGTGCAGAACCACATGCTCCAGCTGCTGGCGCTGGTGGCGATGGAGCCGCCGGCGCGGTTCGACGCGGCGGCGGTGCGCGACGAGAAGGTGAAGGTGTTCCGCTCGCTGCGCCCGATCGACCGGGCGACGGCGGCGAGCCACAGCGTGATCGGGCAA is part of the Rhizorhabdus wittichii RW1 genome and harbors:
- a CDS encoding TonB-dependent receptor (PFAM: TonB-dependent receptor; TonB-dependent receptor, plug) codes for the protein MRHLRFLLTAACVGLIAGPAWADDAAEIVVTGQGLPRSPGDAAFDVISIDRARLEASASGRMEDILRDAAGFQQFRRSDARSAHPTSQGATLRGLGGNASTRALILLDGVPMVDPFGGWVSWAALDPARIGHVRVTRGGGSGVYGPGALAGTIELSSMSPDEAHAVDASVAYGSRDSIDADATVTARLGGGFLMLSGGHAQGDGFIPVVEEDRGPIDRAARYKQSRAAARAVIPVGAETELQANGSFLLDRRDRGVPFTGNSNLAVDSSIRLVGRGRWGWEATAWLQHREFSSGFASIGAGRATVSQSLDQYNVPANGFGGRIELRPPLGEGISLRIGGDARHVNGRTEERVVSTNANRVAGGEQNVFGGFAELALLPATGLTLTASGRVDHWQLRDGQRTEISRATGALIAANSARYPDRSGTEATGRAGIAWSPPGAAAVSLRAAAYTGWRLPTLNELYRPFRAGNDSTIANPLLDPERVKGIEGGAEYAPLPGWKLGATIFWNRLDDAISNVTIAPNTRQRQNVDAIRSRGIEVDGMATLGEWRAIASYSHIDPRVRASGAALGLAGLRPAQTPRDQASASIEWNRPDTARIGVTARYVASQYEDDQNSRRLDDALTFDAVAALDLGRGFTAELRGENIANKRVEATVGADGTVERATPRTLWVALKYRR
- a CDS encoding Putative hemolysin-like protein; translated protein: MMTQALDRVERRLAVRLADGAADVVAAQRLRYDIFFRDMGATPEPQAADAGQGRDVDPYDMLCDHLLVEDHARAGSPVVGTYRLLRQSVAEAHDGFYSAHEFDLSAVIAHGRREGVELLELGRSCVDPAYRDAGTIQLLWRGIADYLQRHRIGHMFGCASFPGTDPAEHAEGLSLLAHNHMAVPELRARAIGAHAIPLGPLPLGGYDPRIASRRLPPLIKAYLRVGAEVGDGAYIDHAFNTIDVFVLMPVARIAARYAQRFEVAA
- a CDS encoding glucose-6-phosphate 1-dehydrogenase (TIGRFAM: glucose-6-phosphate 1-dehydrogenase~PFAM: glucose-6-phosphate dehydrogenase) — protein: MTSPSEKLLLFGATGDLSQRMLLPSLYGLAADGLLPSGLAIVGTARSGHDDAAFRGFVEQALRRFVPAERLDEAALGGFLARVGYVPVDASKEGDFAALAEKVGSTERGLSIFLSTAPSLFGATIDGLAKAGLAGEGVRIGLEKPLGYDMASSREINDAVGSVFPEERIFRIDHYLGKETVQNLLALRFANGLFEPLWREGGIDHVQITVSETVGLEGRVGFYDGAGALRDMVQNHMLQLLALVAMEPPARFDAAAVRDEKVKVFRSLRPIDRATAASHSVIGQYGAGAVAGGPVPGYVDELGKSSDTETFVALKANIDNWRWKGVPFYLRTGKRLPSRQSEIFIQFKGVPHSIFDGRGAVLQPNKLIIRLQPDENVRLLLMAKEPGLDRDGIRLREVPLDISMPNAFADSRRRIAYERLLLDLVEGDQTLFVRRDEVEAQWEWVDAIRDGWAANAMKPKPYMAGTWGPSAAIALTERDRVTWHD